A window of Candidatus Pantoea floridensis contains these coding sequences:
- the glnS gene encoding glutamine--tRNA ligase, which translates to MSEAEARPTNFIRQIIDEDLASGKHNSVHTRFPPEPNGYLHIGHAKSICLNFGIAQDYQGQCNLRFDDTNPVKEDLEFVESIKHDVQWLGFEWSGNIRYSSDYFDQLFNYAVELINKGLAYVDELSADEIREYRGSLTAPGKNSPYRDRSVEENLALFQKMRDGGFEEGKACLRAKIDMASSFIVMRDPVLYRIKFADHHQTGSKWCIYPMYDFTHCISDAIEGITHSLCTLEFQDNRRLYDWVLDNITIPVHPRQYEFSRLNLEYAVMSKRKLTQLVSEKVVEGWDDPRMLTVSGLRRRGYSAASIREFCRRIGVTKQDNIVEMASLESCIRDDLNENAPRAMAVMDPLKVVIENLPAGHEEIISMPNHPNKPEMGTREVPFSREVWIDRADFREEANKQYKRLVLGKEVRLRNAYVIRAERVAKDDEGNITCIYCTCDVDTLSKDPADGRKVKGVIHWVSAIHALPAEFRLYDRLFSVPNPGAAEDFLTTINPNSLETKQGFVEPGLRAAEPMAPYQFEREGYFCADSVYSQPSQLVFNRTVGLRDTWAKIGE; encoded by the coding sequence ATGAGTGAGGCTGAAGCCCGCCCAACGAACTTTATTCGTCAGATCATCGACGAAGATTTGGCGAGCGGTAAGCACAATAGTGTGCATACCCGTTTCCCGCCTGAGCCCAATGGTTATCTGCATATTGGCCATGCGAAATCAATCTGCCTGAACTTTGGTATTGCGCAAGACTACCAAGGCCAGTGCAATCTGCGTTTCGACGACACCAACCCAGTGAAAGAAGATCTGGAGTTTGTCGAATCCATCAAGCATGACGTGCAATGGCTGGGCTTTGAGTGGAGCGGCAACATTCGTTACTCCTCAGATTACTTCGACCAACTCTTTAACTACGCCGTTGAGCTGATCAATAAAGGTCTGGCCTATGTCGATGAATTATCGGCAGATGAGATCCGTGAATACCGCGGTTCGCTGACTGCACCAGGCAAAAACAGCCCTTATCGCGATCGCAGCGTGGAAGAGAACTTAGCGCTGTTCCAGAAAATGCGCGACGGTGGTTTTGAAGAGGGTAAAGCCTGCCTGCGTGCCAAAATTGATATGGCCTCTAGCTTCATTGTGATGCGCGATCCTGTGCTGTATCGCATTAAGTTTGCCGATCACCATCAGACTGGCAGCAAGTGGTGCATCTATCCAATGTACGACTTCACGCACTGCATTTCGGACGCCATTGAAGGCATTACGCATTCACTCTGCACACTTGAATTCCAGGATAACCGACGCCTGTACGATTGGGTGCTGGATAACATCACCATTCCTGTGCATCCGCGTCAGTACGAGTTCTCCCGTCTGAATCTGGAATACGCGGTGATGTCGAAGCGTAAACTGACGCAGTTGGTGAGCGAGAAGGTTGTGGAAGGTTGGGACGATCCGCGTATGTTGACCGTTTCTGGTCTGCGTCGTCGTGGCTACAGCGCCGCATCAATCCGCGAATTCTGCCGTCGTATCGGTGTGACTAAGCAGGATAATATCGTCGAGATGGCATCACTGGAGTCGTGCATTCGTGACGATCTCAATGAAAACGCGCCGCGTGCGATGGCAGTTATGGATCCACTGAAAGTGGTAATTGAGAACCTGCCAGCTGGGCATGAAGAGATCATCAGCATGCCAAATCATCCGAACAAACCGGAGATGGGCACGCGTGAAGTACCGTTCAGCCGCGAAGTGTGGATTGATCGCGCAGACTTCCGTGAAGAAGCCAACAAGCAATACAAACGTTTGGTGCTGGGCAAAGAAGTACGTCTGCGTAACGCTTACGTGATTCGTGCTGAACGCGTGGCGAAGGATGATGAAGGTAATATCACCTGCATCTACTGCACATGTGATGTGGACACGTTAAGCAAAGATCCTGCTGATGGTCGTAAAGTGAAAGGCGTTATTCACTGGGTGTCTGCGATTCACGCGCTACCGGCGGAATTCCGTCTGTACGATCGTCTGTTCAGTGTGCCAAATCCGGGAGCGGCAGAGGATTTCCTCACCACCATCAACCCGAACTCGCTGGAAACTAAACAGGGCTTCGTTGAGCCAGGCTTGCGTGCTGCTGAGCCAATGGCGCCATATCAGTTTGAGCGCGAAGGCTATTTCTGTGCTGACAGCGTCTATTCGCAGCCGTCCCAATTGGTGTTTAACCGCACCGTAGGTTTGCGTGACACCTGGGCAAAAATCGGCGAATAA
- the nagE gene encoding N-acetylglucosamine-specific PTS transporter subunit IIBC: MLGYLQKVGRALMVPVATLPAAAILMGVGYWIDPDSWGAGNALAALLIKSGSAIIDNMSVLFAIGVAYGMSKDKDGAAALTGFVGFLVVTTLCSPAAVAMIQKMPVEQVPAAFGKINNQFVGILVGILSAEVYNRFSHVELPKALSFFSGRRLVPILVSFLMIVVAFILMYIWPLIFGGLVSFGEHIQKMGSVGAGIYAFFNRLLIPVGLHHALNSVFWFDVAGINDIPKFLGGAQSIAEGTGIPGITGRYQAGFFPIMMFGLPGAALAIYHCSRPENRAKVGGIMLAAAFAAFFTGITEPLEFSFMFVAPVLYVIHAVLTGISVFIAASMHWIAGFGFSAGLVDMVLSTRNPLAVHWWMLIPQGLVFFVIYYAVFRFTIQKFNLLTPGRELSAGDETDGYDVNVDTTGNGESQTESLARRYIAAIGGSENLTNIDACITRLRLNVKDSAQVNEGVAKRLGASGVIRLNKQSVQVIVGTQAESIATAMKTVLSKGPVAASVVTSAAAPAPVAKPQAVLNSEKAVIATLLAPVTGDIVALENVPDEAFASKAVGDGLAIKPTDKTVVAPTAGTVVKIFNTNHAFCLEAENGVEIVVHMGLDTVALEGKGFTRLVEEGATVTAGQPILEMDLDFLNANARSMISPVVVSNSDDFAGLNILATGSVVAGQTPLYEVKG; this comes from the coding sequence ATTCTAGGATATCTGCAAAAGGTCGGCCGCGCGCTTATGGTGCCGGTAGCGACTTTGCCGGCAGCGGCAATCTTGATGGGCGTTGGGTATTGGATTGATCCAGACAGCTGGGGCGCAGGTAATGCGCTGGCGGCACTGCTGATTAAATCCGGCTCAGCTATCATCGACAATATGTCAGTGCTGTTTGCCATTGGTGTGGCATACGGTATGTCTAAAGATAAAGACGGTGCAGCGGCATTAACGGGCTTTGTAGGTTTCCTGGTGGTAACCACACTCTGCTCGCCGGCTGCGGTAGCAATGATTCAGAAAATGCCGGTGGAGCAGGTTCCTGCCGCCTTCGGTAAAATTAATAACCAGTTTGTCGGTATCCTTGTGGGTATCCTCTCTGCTGAAGTCTATAACCGCTTCAGTCACGTTGAGCTGCCAAAAGCGCTGTCGTTCTTTAGCGGCCGCCGTCTGGTTCCAATCCTGGTCTCATTCCTGATGATCGTGGTTGCGTTCATCCTGATGTATATCTGGCCGCTCATTTTCGGTGGACTGGTGAGCTTTGGTGAACACATTCAGAAAATGGGGTCAGTGGGTGCGGGTATCTACGCCTTCTTTAACCGTCTGCTGATTCCTGTTGGCCTGCATCACGCACTGAACTCTGTATTCTGGTTCGACGTTGCAGGTATTAACGATATTCCTAAGTTCCTCGGCGGCGCGCAGTCTATCGCTGAAGGTACCGGTATTCCGGGTATTACCGGTCGTTATCAGGCGGGCTTCTTCCCAATCATGATGTTTGGTCTTCCTGGTGCTGCGCTGGCAATTTATCACTGCTCACGCCCTGAAAACCGCGCCAAAGTCGGCGGGATCATGCTGGCAGCGGCATTTGCAGCCTTCTTTACCGGTATTACCGAACCGCTGGAGTTCTCCTTCATGTTCGTGGCACCGGTACTGTATGTGATTCACGCAGTACTGACCGGCATCTCGGTATTCATCGCCGCAAGCATGCATTGGATTGCCGGTTTCGGCTTCAGTGCGGGTCTGGTTGATATGGTGCTGTCAACGCGCAACCCGCTGGCCGTACATTGGTGGATGCTGATTCCGCAGGGCTTGGTATTCTTCGTTATCTACTATGCGGTGTTCCGTTTCACTATCCAGAAATTCAACTTGTTAACACCGGGCCGTGAACTCTCAGCCGGCGATGAAACCGATGGTTATGACGTTAATGTCGATACCACTGGCAACGGTGAAAGCCAAACTGAGTCTCTGGCGCGTCGTTATATTGCGGCGATAGGTGGCTCTGAAAACCTCACCAACATTGATGCCTGCATTACCCGTCTGCGTCTGAATGTGAAAGATTCCGCTCAGGTGAATGAGGGCGTCGCTAAACGTCTGGGCGCATCTGGCGTGATTCGCCTGAACAAGCAGAGCGTACAGGTCATCGTTGGTACTCAAGCTGAGAGCATTGCTACGGCAATGAAAACAGTATTGAGCAAAGGCCCGGTTGCCGCATCGGTGGTGACATCAGCTGCAGCACCTGCTCCAGTGGCAAAACCACAGGCAGTGTTGAACTCTGAGAAGGCGGTAATCGCCACGCTGCTGGCGCCGGTAACAGGCGACATCGTTGCGTTGGAAAATGTGCCGGATGAAGCCTTTGCGAGCAAAGCGGTCGGCGATGGCCTGGCAATCAAGCCAACGGACAAAACTGTCGTTGCGCCAACCGCCGGTACCGTGGTGAAAATCTTCAATACCAACCATGCGTTCTGCCTTGAAGCGGAAAACGGCGTTGAGATTGTGGTGCACATGGGGCTGGATACGGTAGCGCTGGAAGGTAAAGGCTTTACGCGTCTGGTAGAAGAGGGGGCAACGGTAACTGCAGGTCAGCCAATCCTGGAAATGGATCTGGATTTCCTCAACGCCAATGCACGCTCGATGATCAGTCCGGTCGTTGTAAGCAATAGCGATGATTTTGCCGGTCTGAATATCCTTGCAACAGGTTCAGTGGTTGCAGGTCAGACTCCGCTGTATGAGGTTAAAGGCTAA
- the nagA gene encoding N-acetylglucosamine-6-phosphate deacetylase, with protein sequence MYALVNGRIFTGHEILDNHAVVIANGLIERVCPRAALDASIAQQDVAGAFIAPGFIDLQLNGCGGVQFNDDINALSVETLEIMQRANEKSGCTSYLPTLITSTDALMKRAIETMRAYLAKHQHQALGLHLEGPWLNKAKKGTHNPELIRLPDTALVDFLCANADVITKVTLAPENAGSEVIRQLRDAGIIVSAGHSNATYEEAKTGFSAGVSFATHLYNAMPTFAGREPGLIGALFDSPDVYCGIIADGLHVHYANVRNAKRIKGDKLVLVTDATAPAGASIDQFIFAGKTIYYRDGLCVDENGTLSGSALTMIEAVQNSVEHCGIALDEALRMATLYPAQAMGVEKQLGTVEAGKVANLTVFTRDYQITKTLVNGDNVLSE encoded by the coding sequence ATGTACGCATTAGTAAACGGCCGGATTTTTACTGGTCATGAGATTCTGGACAATCATGCGGTCGTGATTGCGAATGGCCTGATTGAGCGCGTGTGCCCACGCGCTGCCCTGGACGCGTCAATTGCACAGCAGGATGTGGCTGGTGCGTTTATCGCTCCTGGTTTTATTGATCTGCAGCTTAACGGCTGCGGCGGTGTGCAGTTTAACGATGATATCAATGCACTCAGCGTTGAGACGTTAGAGATCATGCAGCGTGCCAATGAAAAATCGGGCTGCACCAGTTATTTACCAACGTTAATTACCAGTACCGATGCGCTGATGAAACGCGCAATTGAAACCATGCGCGCCTACCTGGCAAAACATCAGCATCAGGCGCTGGGCCTGCATCTTGAAGGTCCGTGGTTGAATAAAGCCAAGAAAGGCACGCACAATCCTGAACTGATTCGCCTGCCGGATACCGCGCTGGTGGATTTCCTCTGTGCGAATGCCGACGTCATCACTAAAGTGACATTGGCTCCTGAAAATGCAGGTAGCGAGGTGATCCGTCAACTGCGCGATGCAGGCATTATCGTCTCTGCTGGCCATTCAAATGCCACCTATGAAGAAGCCAAAACGGGCTTTAGCGCGGGCGTGAGTTTTGCTACGCATCTTTATAATGCGATGCCGACGTTTGCAGGGCGCGAACCCGGACTGATCGGTGCGCTGTTTGATTCACCTGATGTATACTGCGGCATCATTGCAGATGGTTTACATGTCCATTACGCTAATGTGCGCAATGCAAAACGCATCAAAGGCGACAAACTGGTGTTAGTGACCGATGCTACGGCACCAGCAGGCGCTTCGATTGATCAATTCATTTTTGCAGGCAAAACAATATACTATCGTGATGGTCTGTGCGTTGATGAAAACGGTACGCTCAGTGGTTCTGCGTTAACCATGATTGAAGCAGTACAAAATAGCGTGGAACATTGTGGTATCGCTCTTGATGAAGCGCTGCGTATGGCAACGCTTTATCCGGCGCAGGCGATGGGTGTGGAGAAACAGTTAGGTACAGTTGAAGCAGGAAAAGTCGCTAACCTGACTGTCTTTACCCGCGATTATCAAATCACTAAGACGTTAGTCAATGGAGACAACGTCCTCAGCGAGTAA
- the nagB gene encoding glucosamine-6-phosphate deaminase: protein MRLIPLATPTQVGKWAARHIVNRINAFKPSAERPFVLGLPTGGTPLEAYKHLIDMHKAGQVSFKHVVTFNMDEYVGLPKEHPESYHSFMYRNFFDHVDIQEQNINLLNGNAEDIDAECRQYEEKIRSYGKINLFMGGVGNDGHIAFNEPASSLSSRTRIKTLTHDTRIANSRFFNGDVDQVPKYALTVGVGTLLDAEEVMILVTGHLKAQALQAAVEGNVNHMWTISCLQLHAKSVVVCDEPATMELKVKTVKYFREMEAENMKGV, encoded by the coding sequence ATGAGACTGATCCCTTTGGCCACACCGACCCAAGTGGGTAAATGGGCTGCACGCCATATTGTTAACCGCATTAATGCGTTTAAGCCTAGCGCAGAACGTCCTTTCGTGTTGGGCTTACCCACCGGTGGAACGCCGCTGGAAGCCTACAAGCACCTGATTGACATGCACAAAGCGGGCCAGGTCAGTTTCAAACATGTTGTGACCTTCAATATGGATGAATACGTAGGTCTGCCCAAAGAGCATCCAGAAAGCTATCACAGCTTTATGTACCGCAACTTTTTCGATCATGTTGATATTCAAGAGCAAAATATCAATCTGCTCAATGGCAATGCGGAAGATATTGACGCAGAATGTCGCCAATACGAAGAGAAGATCCGCTCCTACGGTAAAATTAACCTGTTTATGGGCGGCGTAGGTAACGATGGTCACATCGCTTTCAATGAACCGGCCTCTTCCCTTTCATCCCGTACTCGCATCAAAACCCTGACGCACGACACGCGCATCGCAAACTCTCGTTTCTTTAACGGTGATGTGGATCAAGTGCCAAAATATGCGCTGACCGTGGGTGTTGGCACATTACTGGATGCTGAAGAAGTGATGATTCTGGTTACGGGTCATCTGAAGGCACAGGCTCTGCAGGCCGCTGTTGAAGGTAACGTTAATCATATGTGGACCATCAGCTGCCTTCAGCTGCATGCCAAATCTGTCGTGGTCTGTGACGAACCAGCCACCATGGAACTTAAAGTGAAAACCGTGAAATATTTCCGCGAAATGGAAGCGGAAAACATGAAGGGTGTGTGA
- the nagC gene encoding DNA-binding transcriptional regulator NagC: MTTGGQSQIGNVDLVKQLNSAAVYRLIDQQGPISRIQIAEHSQLAPASVTKITRQLIERGLIKEVEQQASTGGRRAISIITETRHFHTIGVRLGRNDATLTLFDLSGKSLAQEDYPLPERTQETLENALFNAISAFMAAHQRKIHELIAIAVILPGLVDPINGIIRYMPHIAVSHWPLVSNLKKRFNVTSFVGHDIRSLALAEHYFGASRDCADSILVRLHRGTGAGIIANGHIFLGSNGNVGEIGHIQVDPLGERCHCGNFGCLETIAANGAIENRVRHLLNQGYPSSLTLNDCSMPQICRAANHGDALACEVIEYVGRYLGKAIAIAINLFNPQKVVLAGEITEADKVLFPAIEGCINTQALNAFRKNLPVVRSELDHRSAIGAFALAKRAMLNGILLQHLLEE, translated from the coding sequence ATGACCACTGGCGGCCAGTCTCAAATAGGAAATGTCGATCTTGTCAAACAACTCAACAGTGCAGCCGTTTATCGGTTAATAGATCAACAAGGGCCCATTTCGCGCATTCAGATTGCCGAACACAGTCAACTTGCGCCCGCCAGTGTCACCAAAATTACTCGCCAGCTTATTGAGCGCGGGCTCATCAAAGAGGTGGAGCAACAAGCCTCCACCGGTGGACGCCGCGCAATCTCCATCATCACCGAAACCCGTCATTTTCATACTATCGGCGTGCGCCTGGGGCGCAATGACGCGACCTTAACGTTATTTGATCTCAGCGGAAAGTCATTGGCGCAGGAAGATTATCCCCTGCCAGAACGCACTCAGGAAACGCTGGAAAATGCGTTATTCAATGCCATCAGCGCTTTTATGGCAGCACATCAGCGTAAAATCCATGAGCTGATCGCCATCGCGGTTATTCTCCCAGGATTGGTCGATCCGATTAACGGCATCATTCGTTACATGCCGCATATCGCGGTAAGCCATTGGCCGCTGGTTTCCAACCTCAAGAAACGCTTTAACGTCACGAGCTTTGTTGGTCATGATATCCGCAGTCTGGCACTTGCTGAGCACTACTTTGGTGCAAGTCGCGATTGCGCAGACTCCATTCTGGTGCGTTTACATCGGGGTACTGGTGCCGGCATTATCGCCAACGGACATATCTTTCTTGGCAGTAATGGTAACGTTGGTGAGATTGGCCATATCCAGGTTGATCCATTAGGCGAGCGCTGCCACTGCGGCAACTTTGGCTGTCTGGAAACCATTGCTGCTAACGGCGCGATTGAAAACCGGGTGCGACACCTGCTTAATCAAGGCTATCCCAGCTCGCTCACACTGAACGATTGTTCAATGCCACAAATTTGCCGTGCAGCTAATCATGGCGATGCGTTGGCTTGCGAAGTGATTGAATATGTTGGCCGCTATCTGGGCAAGGCAATTGCCATAGCCATTAACCTGTTCAACCCACAAAAAGTGGTACTGGCCGGTGAAATCACCGAAGCCGATAAAGTGCTGTTCCCCGCTATTGAAGGTTGCATTAATACGCAAGCGCTCAATGCCTTCCGTAAGAATCTTCCGGTGGTGCGTTCTGAGCTCGATCATCGCTCAGCAATTGGCGCTTTTGCGCTGGCAAAACGCGCTATGCTGAATGGCATTCTGTTGCAACATCTTCTGGAAGAGTAA
- a CDS encoding HAD-IIA family hydrolase, giving the protein MTIKSVICDIDGVLMHDNTAVPGANEFLQRILAKEMPLVVLTNYPSQTALDLANRFANAGVEVPDSVFYTSAMATADFLKRQEGKKAYVIGEGALIHELYKAGFTITDVNPDFVIVGETRSFNWDMMHKAAFFVANGARFIATNPDTHARGFVPACGALCAGIETISGRKPFYVGKPSPYIMRAALNKMHAHSEETVIVGDNLRTDILAGFQAGLETILVLSGVSTLSDIDAMPFRPDWIYPSVADIDLF; this is encoded by the coding sequence ATGACGATTAAAAGCGTAATCTGTGACATCGACGGCGTGTTGATGCACGACAATACCGCCGTTCCCGGCGCAAATGAGTTTCTGCAGCGTATTCTGGCGAAGGAGATGCCGCTGGTCGTGCTGACCAACTATCCGTCGCAAACGGCGCTGGATCTGGCTAACCGCTTTGCCAACGCAGGCGTTGAAGTGCCCGATTCGGTGTTTTACACCTCGGCGATGGCCACGGCTGACTTCCTCAAGCGTCAGGAGGGGAAAAAAGCCTACGTGATTGGCGAAGGCGCGCTCATTCACGAACTCTATAAAGCCGGTTTTACCATCACCGACGTCAATCCCGATTTCGTCATCGTAGGGGAAACACGCTCGTTTAATTGGGATATGATGCATAAAGCCGCCTTTTTCGTCGCCAACGGCGCACGCTTTATTGCCACCAATCCTGACACGCACGCGCGCGGCTTTGTGCCTGCCTGCGGTGCACTATGTGCCGGGATTGAAACCATCTCTGGCCGCAAACCGTTTTATGTGGGCAAACCCAGCCCGTACATCATGCGCGCCGCTTTAAACAAAATGCATGCACATTCGGAAGAGACGGTGATTGTTGGCGATAATCTGCGTACTGACATTTTGGCTGGCTTCCAGGCCGGTCTGGAAACCATTTTGGTGCTGTCCGGCGTTTCAACGTTGAGTGACATTGATGCCATGCCATTCCGCCCTGATTGGATTTATCCGTCAGTCGCTGATATCGATCTTTTCTGA